From Motilibacter peucedani, the proteins below share one genomic window:
- a CDS encoding ABC-2 family transporter protein, which produces MATDAWEVLPPLAATPTARLRRAVWLYRRCLGAHLRSTLEYERDFWVLTVAALLTQGVGVVLLSAVFRAIPQFNGWRFWDLALIYSLVAVGEGVAVLLAQGAWSLAWTVNTGELDVALVRPYSPMLQVLSSQVGMNGLGNLAVGGGLLVAALVHVDVDWSPGRVVLAAVLLLSAVLVKVGLNLATNCAGFWLSSPPMP; this is translated from the coding sequence GTGGCGACGGACGCGTGGGAGGTCCTGCCCCCGCTGGCGGCGACGCCGACCGCGCGCCTGCGCCGGGCGGTCTGGCTCTACCGGCGCTGCCTCGGCGCGCACCTGCGCTCGACCCTCGAGTACGAGCGGGACTTCTGGGTGCTCACCGTCGCCGCCCTCCTGACGCAGGGCGTCGGAGTGGTGCTGCTGTCGGCGGTCTTCCGGGCGATCCCGCAGTTCAACGGCTGGCGGTTCTGGGACCTCGCCCTCATCTACTCGCTGGTCGCCGTCGGCGAGGGCGTCGCGGTGCTGTTGGCACAGGGCGCGTGGAGCCTCGCGTGGACCGTCAACACCGGCGAGCTCGACGTGGCACTGGTGCGGCCGTACTCGCCGATGCTGCAGGTCCTGAGCTCGCAGGTCGGCATGAACGGCCTCGGCAACCTGGCCGTCGGGGGCGGGCTGCTCGTGGCCGCGCTCGTGCACGTCGACGTCGACTGGAGCCCCGGGCGGGTCGTGCTCGCGGCCGTCCTGCTGCTGAGCGCAGTCCTGGTGAAGGTCGGGCTGAACCTCGCGACGAACTGCGCGGGCTTCTGGCTCAGCTCACCGCCGATGCCGTAG
- a CDS encoding ABC transporter permease translates to MIPGALPALRRGAPLVAYRALARAALRSLLAYQVTFLFGVLASVFSALAMLYLWHAVLGSSATSQGFDWPHMKAYLLVAFAAGSLPSSWVDYRMAFRIQRGEVALDLVRPVDYQAARFAEAVGFAVYELGTALVVVAVAAVAFGGIPGPPLGTLPLLVLSVLLVLPLRFGIVYASAMAVFWTQNYVGVQAGRVALVSLFSGALVPLAFLPHWLHVLAAALPFAGMASTPALLFAGELDGRAAVVAVAVQAAWTVALWLGTRALWSAASRQLTVHGG, encoded by the coding sequence GTGATCCCCGGGGCGCTGCCCGCCCTGCGACGCGGGGCGCCGCTCGTCGCCTACCGGGCACTGGCCCGCGCGGCGCTGCGCTCCTTGCTGGCCTACCAGGTCACCTTCCTGTTCGGCGTGCTGGCGTCGGTGTTCTCAGCGCTGGCGATGCTCTACCTGTGGCACGCAGTGCTGGGTTCCAGCGCCACCTCGCAGGGGTTCGACTGGCCGCACATGAAGGCGTACCTGTTGGTGGCGTTCGCGGCAGGCTCGCTACCGTCGAGCTGGGTCGACTACCGCATGGCGTTCCGCATCCAGCGCGGCGAGGTCGCCCTCGACCTCGTCCGCCCGGTGGACTACCAGGCCGCACGCTTCGCGGAGGCTGTGGGCTTCGCGGTCTACGAGCTGGGGACCGCGCTCGTCGTCGTGGCGGTCGCGGCAGTGGCCTTCGGTGGCATCCCCGGCCCGCCGCTCGGCACCCTGCCGCTGCTGGTGCTGAGCGTCCTGCTCGTGCTGCCGCTGCGGTTCGGCATCGTCTACGCGAGCGCGATGGCGGTGTTCTGGACGCAGAACTACGTCGGCGTCCAGGCGGGACGCGTCGCGCTCGTGTCGCTGTTCTCCGGTGCGCTCGTGCCGCTGGCGTTCCTGCCGCACTGGCTGCACGTGCTGGCCGCGGCGCTGCCCTTCGCCGGCATGGCGTCCACGCCGGCGCTGCTCTTCGCCGGCGAGCTGGACGGCCGTGCGGCAGTCGTCGCCGTCGCGGTGCAGGCGGCCTGGACAGTCGCGCTGTGGCTCGGGACGCGCGCGCTGTGGAGCGCTGCGAGCCGCCAGCTCACGGTGCACGGGGGCTGA
- a CDS encoding ABC transporter ATP-binding protein, with the protein MPLLEAEGLTKVFRRPDKDPGLRGSLRHLVRRRYTEQVAVAGVDLAVEAGEAVAYVGPNGAGKSTTVKMLSGILVPTAGSVRVAGLVPHENRVENARRIGVVFGQRTQLWWDLPVQDSLALLRDMHGIGPKRYAQVLERLDAVLELGELLPTTARKLSLGQRMRADLAAALVHEPSIVYLDEPTIGLDLAVKDRVRAFVRQIVADGTTVMLTTHDLGDIEDICRRLVILDGGRIVYDGDLQAVKDAYARDRVMHLTLAEPPASAGGIAARLPLARVSDGATDRELTVTFDRLAVSAVDVLAAASAEAEVVDVRIDEPAIEDVVRKVYAGELRPGAEGVA; encoded by the coding sequence GTGCCGCTGCTGGAGGCCGAGGGTCTGACCAAGGTGTTCCGCCGCCCCGACAAGGACCCGGGACTGCGGGGGTCGCTGCGCCACCTCGTGCGGCGTCGCTACACCGAGCAGGTGGCCGTGGCCGGCGTCGATCTCGCGGTGGAGGCCGGAGAGGCGGTGGCATACGTCGGCCCCAACGGCGCCGGCAAGTCGACGACGGTCAAGATGCTGAGCGGCATCCTGGTGCCGACTGCGGGCTCAGTGCGGGTGGCCGGGCTCGTGCCGCACGAGAACCGGGTCGAGAACGCGCGGCGCATCGGCGTGGTCTTCGGCCAACGCACCCAGCTGTGGTGGGACCTGCCGGTGCAGGACTCCCTCGCGCTGCTGCGCGACATGCACGGGATCGGCCCGAAGCGCTACGCCCAGGTGCTCGAGCGCCTCGACGCCGTCCTGGAGCTGGGCGAGCTGCTCCCTACGACGGCCCGCAAGCTCTCGCTCGGCCAGCGCATGCGGGCCGACCTCGCCGCGGCGCTCGTCCACGAGCCCTCGATCGTCTACCTCGACGAGCCCACGATCGGGCTCGACCTCGCCGTCAAGGACCGCGTGCGCGCCTTCGTCAGGCAGATCGTCGCCGACGGCACGACGGTCATGCTCACGACGCACGACCTCGGCGACATCGAGGACATCTGCCGACGGCTGGTCATCCTCGACGGCGGCCGCATCGTCTACGACGGCGACCTGCAGGCGGTGAAGGACGCGTACGCCCGTGACCGGGTCATGCACCTGACCCTGGCCGAGCCGCCGGCGTCGGCGGGCGGGATCGCCGCCCGCCTCCCGCTCGCACGGGTGTCCGACGGTGCCACCGACCGGGAGCTGACCGTCACGTTCGACCGGCTGGCGGTCAGCGCGGTCGACGTGCTCGCCGCAGCCTCCGCAGAGGCGGAGGTCGTGGACGTACGCATCGACGAGCCCGCGATCGAGGACGTCGTGCGCAAGGTCTACGCCGGCGAGCTGCGCCCGGGGGCGGAGGGGGTCGCGTGA
- a CDS encoding isocitrate lyase/PEP mutase family protein has translation MTTDSTRKAAALLALHSGAGFVLPNAWDAGSARILEQVGFPAVATTSAGIAWSRGVPDGGALGRDDVLEEVGRIVAAVRVPVTADLEAGYADSPAGVGRTVARAVELGAVGANLEDVVEGRLLDVDDGADRVAAARAAAPRASFVLNARTDTYFVGARHDPFDDTVERARRYLAAGADCVFVPGVADADTIRRLVDAIPGPLNVVAGLAGTIDAATLLSLGVRRVSLGGGLARAAYSGLERAGRELLATGTLGFLDGALGYAQMQRRFGG, from the coding sequence ATGACCACCGACTCGACGCGCAAGGCCGCTGCGCTGCTGGCCCTCCACTCCGGCGCGGGGTTCGTGCTCCCGAACGCCTGGGACGCCGGGTCCGCGCGCATCCTCGAGCAGGTCGGCTTCCCTGCCGTCGCGACGACCAGCGCGGGCATCGCGTGGTCCCGCGGGGTGCCCGACGGGGGAGCGCTCGGCAGGGACGACGTGCTGGAGGAGGTCGGCCGCATCGTCGCTGCAGTACGCGTGCCGGTGACCGCCGACCTCGAAGCGGGGTACGCCGACTCCCCGGCCGGGGTCGGGAGGACCGTCGCGCGCGCCGTGGAGCTCGGTGCCGTCGGTGCCAACCTGGAGGACGTCGTGGAGGGCCGGCTGCTCGACGTGGACGACGGCGCGGACCGCGTCGCCGCAGCACGGGCGGCGGCGCCCCGAGCCTCGTTCGTGCTGAACGCCCGCACCGACACCTACTTCGTCGGCGCTCGCCACGACCCCTTCGACGACACGGTCGAGCGGGCGCGGCGCTACCTCGCCGCCGGGGCGGACTGCGTCTTCGTGCCGGGCGTCGCCGACGCCGACACGATCCGGCGCCTGGTGGACGCCATCCCTGGTCCGCTCAACGTCGTCGCCGGGCTGGCCGGCACGATCGACGCAGCTACGCTGCTCTCGCTCGGGGTACGCAGGGTCAGCCTGGGCGGCGGCCTGGCGCGGGCCGCGTACTCAGGGCTCGAGCGCGCGGGCCGCGAGCTGCTCGCCACGGGGACGCTGGGCTTCCTCGACGGGGCGCTGGGCTACGCGCAGATGCAGCGCCGCTTCGGCGGCTGA
- a CDS encoding ThuA domain-containing protein: MTRVLVYSRTTGYRHDSIPAGVRALEQADGLQVVASEEPSALHSLDAYDVVLFLSATGDVLDDAGRAELRRFVEAGGGFVGVHGASAAETSWDFYAELVGARFLSHPQGCQDAEVRVADASHPSTAGLPDPWRFNDEWYAVSSLRDDLQLLLTVDESTYEPGEFTMPGRHPQAWCRPVGAGRSWYTALGHHAEVWSDPTFLGHVLGGIAWAAGR; this comes from the coding sequence ATGACCCGAGTGCTCGTCTACTCCCGCACCACCGGCTACCGGCACGACTCGATCCCGGCCGGCGTGCGGGCGCTCGAGCAGGCCGACGGCCTGCAGGTCGTCGCGAGCGAGGAGCCGTCGGCGCTGCACTCGCTCGACGCGTACGACGTCGTGCTCTTCCTCTCTGCCACCGGCGACGTGCTCGACGACGCCGGTCGCGCCGAGCTCCGGCGCTTCGTCGAGGCGGGCGGTGGCTTCGTCGGCGTGCACGGCGCCTCGGCCGCCGAGACGTCGTGGGACTTCTACGCCGAGCTCGTCGGCGCGCGCTTCCTCAGCCACCCGCAGGGCTGCCAGGACGCCGAGGTGCGCGTGGCGGACGCGTCGCACCCGTCGACGGCCGGGCTGCCGGACCCCTGGCGCTTCAACGACGAGTGGTACGCGGTGAGCTCCCTCCGCGACGACCTGCAGCTGCTGCTCACGGTCGACGAGAGCACGTACGAGCCGGGCGAGTTCACGATGCCCGGCCGGCACCCGCAGGCCTGGTGCCGCCCGGTCGGCGCCGGCCGCTCCTGGTACACCGCGCTGGGCCACCACGCTGAGGTCTGGTCGGACCCGACGTTCCTCGGGCACGTGCTCGGCGGGATCGCCTGGGCAGCAGGGCGCTGA
- a CDS encoding sulfite oxidase-like oxidoreductase gives MGSFSPGFTGRRRQPDLPPGQYLEEGFPVLSAGPTPRISTDDWSFVVRDEVGRETAIDWAGLMALPQEDVHVDIHCVTRWSKLGTDWRGVSLDAVLEPVETAADFVMVRSYGGYTTNLPLEDLLDGKAWIAYEFEGEPLHPEHGGPARLLVPHLYFWKSAKWVHGLDLRLEDAPGFWEQAGYHDYGDPWREQRYQGD, from the coding sequence ATGGGTTCCTTCTCGCCCGGCTTCACCGGCCGCCGCCGCCAGCCCGACCTGCCGCCCGGGCAGTACCTCGAGGAGGGCTTCCCGGTGCTCAGCGCCGGTCCGACGCCCCGCATCTCGACCGACGACTGGTCGTTCGTCGTCCGCGACGAGGTCGGGCGCGAGACGGCGATCGACTGGGCAGGGCTCATGGCGCTGCCGCAGGAGGACGTCCACGTCGACATCCACTGCGTCACCCGCTGGTCCAAGCTCGGCACCGACTGGCGCGGCGTGTCCCTCGACGCCGTGCTCGAGCCGGTCGAGACGGCGGCCGACTTCGTGATGGTGCGCTCCTACGGCGGCTACACCACCAACCTGCCGCTCGAGGACCTGCTCGACGGCAAGGCGTGGATCGCCTACGAGTTCGAGGGCGAGCCGCTGCACCCCGAGCACGGCGGGCCGGCCCGGCTGCTCGTGCCGCACCTCTACTTCTGGAAGTCGGCGAAGTGGGTCCACGGGCTCGACCTGCGCCTCGAGGACGCCCCCGGCTTCTGGGAGCAGGCCGGCTACCACGACTACGGCGACCCGTGGCGCGAGCAGCGCTACCAGGGCGACTGA
- a CDS encoding ferredoxin reductase: MAWNWHPATLVERVQETSTAFTLHLDVPEWPGHLAGQHLDVRLTAPDGYTAARSYSIASAPDGERVQITVQRVDDGEVSPYLADELPVGASVEVSRPRGGWFVWRGDDPAPLLLVGGGSGVVPLMAVLRTRLALPPSAPGAAAPVRLVYSARTPADVIYADELARHAGAPGVEVLLTYTREAPDGAQVGRLGPARHAEIDVPPPALASRAYVCGPNGFVEAVASTLVELGHDPRLVRTERFGPTG, from the coding sequence GTGGCCTGGAACTGGCACCCCGCGACGCTGGTCGAGAGGGTGCAGGAGACCAGCACGGCCTTCACGCTGCACCTGGACGTCCCAGAGTGGCCGGGGCACCTGGCGGGGCAGCACCTCGACGTGCGGCTGACCGCACCCGACGGCTACACCGCCGCACGCAGCTACTCGATCGCCTCGGCGCCCGACGGCGAGCGCGTGCAGATCACCGTGCAGCGGGTCGACGACGGCGAGGTGTCGCCCTACCTCGCCGACGAGCTGCCGGTCGGCGCCTCGGTGGAGGTGTCACGCCCGCGGGGCGGCTGGTTCGTGTGGCGCGGCGACGACCCGGCGCCGCTGCTCCTGGTCGGCGGCGGGTCGGGCGTGGTGCCGCTGATGGCGGTGCTGCGTACGCGGCTGGCGCTGCCACCGTCCGCGCCGGGCGCGGCCGCACCCGTGCGCCTCGTCTACTCCGCGCGCACGCCGGCCGACGTGATCTACGCCGACGAGCTCGCGCGCCACGCCGGCGCCCCCGGCGTCGAGGTGCTGCTCACCTACACCCGCGAGGCGCCCGACGGCGCGCAGGTCGGGCGGCTCGGACCGGCTCGGCACGCCGAGATCGACGTCCCACCGCCGGCGCTGGCATCACGCGCGTACGTTTGTGGTCCCAACGGCTTCGTCGAAGCGGTCGCCAGCACCCTGGTCGAGCTCGGTCACGACCCGCGGCTCGTGCGCACGGAGCGGTTCGGGCCGACCGGCTGA
- a CDS encoding diguanylate cyclase domain-containing protein: MDSGFDRVFRTLVETAPMAILLVVDGQIAYANSTAEQTLGVGPGEAEGLAAETLVHPDHLEVARHRARELLAGRPLAGSAEIAVVRPDGQVVRVEEVSSTVEVGGRRGIYVMACDVTERARREAHFAHLATHDGLTGLPNRLLLQDRLEQALARVGRGVAAVLLLFVDLDGFKGVNDQLGHAAGDAVLVQVGERLRGAVRTMDTVARLSGDEFVVVAELELLELADSVRERLDTALAPAYEIDGARVEVGASIGQLVLDTPRSAQEALVEADRRMYAAKPSRTLRP, encoded by the coding sequence GTGGACTCTGGCTTCGACCGCGTCTTCCGCACCCTCGTGGAGACCGCGCCCATGGCGATCCTGCTGGTCGTCGACGGGCAGATCGCCTACGCGAACTCCACCGCCGAGCAGACGCTGGGGGTGGGCCCGGGCGAGGCCGAGGGCCTGGCCGCCGAGACCCTCGTGCACCCCGACCACCTCGAGGTCGCCCGGCACCGGGCCCGCGAGCTGCTCGCCGGCCGCCCGCTCGCCGGGTCGGCCGAGATCGCGGTGGTGCGGCCCGACGGCCAGGTCGTGCGCGTCGAAGAGGTGTCCTCGACCGTCGAGGTCGGCGGGCGGCGGGGCATCTACGTCATGGCGTGCGACGTCACCGAGCGGGCGCGCCGAGAGGCGCACTTCGCCCACCTCGCGACTCACGACGGGCTGACCGGGCTGCCCAACCGGCTGCTGCTGCAGGACCGCCTGGAGCAGGCGCTGGCCCGCGTCGGGCGCGGGGTCGCCGCCGTCCTGCTGCTCTTCGTCGACCTCGACGGCTTCAAGGGGGTCAACGACCAGCTCGGCCACGCGGCGGGCGACGCGGTGCTCGTCCAGGTCGGCGAGCGGCTGCGCGGGGCGGTCCGGACGATGGACACCGTCGCGCGGCTCTCGGGCGACGAGTTCGTCGTGGTCGCCGAGCTCGAGCTGCTCGAGCTGGCCGACAGCGTGCGAGAGCGGCTCGACACCGCGCTCGCCCCGGCCTACGAGATCGACGGAGCGCGGGTCGAGGTCGGCGCGAGCATCGGGCAGCTCGTGCTCGACACCCCGCGGTCGGCCCAGGAGGCCCTGGTCGAGGCCGACCGCAGGATGTACGCGGCGAAGCCGTCGCGCACGCTCAGGCCGTGA
- a CDS encoding DUF427 domain-containing protein — MKATWNGAVVAESDDTVVVEGNHYFPRESVRPEVLKDSDTHSVCPWKGTASYYSLVVDGAENRDAAWYYPEPKDAAALIRDRVAFWKGVEVTA, encoded by the coding sequence ATGAAGGCGACGTGGAACGGTGCGGTCGTGGCAGAGTCGGACGACACGGTCGTGGTCGAGGGCAACCACTACTTCCCGCGCGAGTCCGTGCGACCCGAGGTGCTCAAGGACAGCGACACGCACTCGGTGTGCCCGTGGAAGGGCACGGCGAGCTACTACAGCCTCGTCGTCGACGGTGCCGAGAACCGGGACGCCGCGTGGTACTACCCGGAGCCGAAGGACGCCGCCGCGCTGATCCGCGACCGGGTGGCCTTCTGGAAGGGCGTCGAGGTCACGGCCTGA
- a CDS encoding PD40 domain-containing protein produces MRRTIVPVLSAALLGLTAPPASADTGGTPTATPAPEAVYVVARSWPGYYDTNVQEVWAVSPDGARRELVGAVRGTVAAVGPTGDRVAAWDATDDTTARTLFVSGLDGRSRRAVARFGADSFGGEVSWSADGTTLLVSEGDKLWLAHVDGEPPVEVAHSEGLSGAAFDPHDSGAYVASTGRQVVHARLGEVPVPVPGTESEGSTAARLSPDGSRLAFSRFRWTDATHKTAVNDVVVQALDGSQQTVLSSTELPAGTTWSADGTSLYGLRGVNPPGQSFGPADVFRSPLDGSVAVDVTETPDLDEVALMGVGTRSAWAAAPTVNSIELAASALTLSFTPATGTTVRVYTSPSLVPAAPGTLVADAATSPLAVPVEPDEAVTLTLVSIDASGTEVGRAVAHAEAVRPAVVTLPPTTSTATADLAFPVSFFPPDERLITSYDAEYAVRSPSGALSAWTTYQQTGSFAPARPGTTYVLRARVHDRFGNAGGWVVGPAASVPFDDTAGRYSAGWRLQHVKSRFLGTLHTTSRPGFSVVFRGTGSQLRLVGDRGPTALRFRVYVDGRAVAVVDPRAARAAVRKVLWSTHGLRRGRHVVKVVALKTPHGRTLALDGFVAAP; encoded by the coding sequence GTGCGCCGCACGATCGTTCCGGTCCTGTCGGCAGCCCTGCTGGGGCTGACAGCCCCGCCTGCCTCGGCCGACACGGGCGGGACGCCGACCGCGACCCCCGCTCCGGAGGCGGTCTACGTGGTCGCGCGCTCGTGGCCGGGCTACTACGACACCAACGTGCAGGAGGTGTGGGCGGTCTCGCCCGACGGCGCCCGCCGGGAGCTGGTCGGTGCGGTGCGCGGCACCGTCGCCGCGGTCGGGCCGACGGGCGACCGGGTCGCCGCCTGGGACGCGACCGACGACACCACCGCGCGGACACTGTTCGTCAGCGGTCTGGACGGCCGGTCGAGGCGCGCCGTCGCACGCTTCGGGGCGGACTCCTTCGGCGGCGAGGTCTCGTGGTCGGCCGACGGGACCACCCTGCTCGTCAGCGAGGGCGACAAGCTGTGGCTCGCCCACGTCGACGGCGAGCCGCCGGTCGAGGTCGCGCACTCGGAGGGCCTGTCGGGCGCGGCGTTCGACCCGCACGACAGCGGCGCCTACGTCGCCAGCACCGGCAGGCAGGTCGTGCACGCCCGCCTCGGTGAGGTGCCCGTGCCGGTGCCCGGCACCGAGTCCGAGGGGTCCACCGCGGCGCGACTCTCGCCCGACGGCTCGCGACTCGCGTTCTCGCGGTTCCGCTGGACCGACGCGACGCACAAGACGGCGGTCAACGACGTCGTCGTGCAGGCCCTCGACGGCTCGCAGCAGACCGTGCTCTCCTCCACCGAGCTGCCTGCCGGCACCACGTGGTCCGCTGACGGCACGTCGCTCTACGGCCTGCGGGGCGTCAACCCTCCGGGGCAGAGCTTCGGCCCTGCGGACGTGTTCCGCTCGCCGCTCGACGGCTCGGTCGCGGTCGACGTGACGGAGACCCCCGACCTCGACGAGGTGGCGCTCATGGGGGTCGGGACGAGGTCGGCCTGGGCGGCAGCGCCGACGGTCAACAGCATCGAGCTCGCCGCGAGCGCACTGACGCTGTCCTTCACGCCTGCGACCGGGACCACCGTGCGCGTCTACACCTCGCCGAGCCTGGTGCCCGCCGCACCGGGGACCCTGGTGGCCGACGCCGCCACGAGCCCGCTGGCCGTCCCGGTCGAGCCCGACGAGGCGGTGACGCTGACCCTGGTGTCGATCGACGCCTCTGGGACGGAGGTCGGTCGCGCAGTGGCGCACGCCGAGGCCGTCCGGCCGGCCGTCGTGACGCTTCCTCCGACGACGTCCACGGCCACGGCGGACCTCGCCTTCCCCGTCTCCTTCTTCCCACCCGACGAGCGGCTCATCACCAGCTACGACGCCGAGTACGCGGTGCGTAGCCCCAGCGGCGCCCTGTCTGCCTGGACGACCTACCAGCAGACCGGCTCGTTCGCTCCGGCGCGCCCCGGCACGACCTACGTCCTGCGGGCGCGCGTCCACGACCGCTTCGGCAACGCGGGCGGCTGGGTGGTCGGGCCTGCCGCGTCGGTGCCGTTCGACGACACGGCCGGCCGCTACTCCGCGGGCTGGCGCCTGCAGCACGTCAAGAGCCGGTTCCTCGGGACGCTGCACACCACCAGCCGCCCCGGCTTCTCAGTGGTCTTCCGTGGCACGGGCAGCCAGCTGCGTCTGGTCGGAGACCGCGGCCCGACCGCGCTGCGGTTCCGGGTCTACGTCGACGGCAGGGCCGTCGCGGTGGTCGACCCGCGTGCGGCGCGCGCGGCCGTGCGCAAGGTCCTCTGGTCGACGCACGGTCTGCGGCGGGGGCGCCACGTCGTGAAGGTCGTCGCGTTGAAGACGCCGCACGGTCGTACGTTGGCGCTCGACGGCTTCGTCGCGGCGCCCTAG
- a CDS encoding Cof-type HAD-IIB family hydrolase, whose translation MIELLASDLDGTLVRSDGSISQRSVEAIRAAEQAGVTVVFVTGRPPRWLGDVARATGGSGLAICTNGALVYDLHTEQVVESFPISVEVARQAAEDLRAAFPGVRFAVETATSFGREADYVSDADMPDVRVAAIAELVDSPVAKLLVRSSDHDSDELLEAAREVLGDTVTATHSTRGPHALLEISAAGVTKASTLARFCEERGLGPEQVVAVGDMPNDLPMLAWAGTAYAVANAHPDVLAAVELVTASNDDDGVAVLLEGVVAERHAAERTGT comes from the coding sequence GTGATCGAGCTGCTCGCCTCCGACCTCGACGGCACGCTCGTACGCTCCGACGGCTCGATCTCGCAGCGCTCGGTCGAGGCCATCCGGGCTGCGGAGCAGGCGGGGGTCACGGTCGTCTTCGTGACCGGCCGCCCACCGCGCTGGCTCGGCGACGTGGCCCGGGCGACCGGCGGCTCCGGCCTGGCGATCTGCACCAACGGCGCCCTCGTCTACGACCTGCACACCGAGCAGGTCGTCGAGTCGTTCCCCATCTCGGTCGAGGTCGCGCGCCAGGCGGCCGAGGACCTGCGCGCCGCGTTCCCCGGCGTCCGCTTCGCCGTCGAGACGGCGACCAGCTTCGGCCGCGAGGCCGACTACGTCTCCGACGCCGACATGCCCGACGTGCGCGTCGCCGCCATCGCCGAGCTGGTCGACTCGCCGGTGGCGAAGCTGCTCGTGCGCTCGAGCGACCACGACTCCGACGAGCTGCTCGAAGCTGCCCGCGAGGTGCTCGGCGACACCGTGACCGCGACGCACTCCACGCGCGGCCCGCACGCGCTGCTCGAGATCTCGGCAGCCGGCGTCACCAAGGCCAGCACCCTGGCGCGCTTCTGCGAGGAGCGCGGCCTCGGGCCGGAGCAGGTCGTCGCCGTCGGTGACATGCCCAACGACCTGCCGATGCTGGCGTGGGCCGGCACCGCCTACGCCGTCGCCAACGCCCACCCCGACGTGCTGGCCGCCGTCGAGCTCGTCACGGCGAGCAACGACGACGACGGAGTGGCCGTCCTCCTCGAGGGCGTCGTCGCCGAGCGTCACGCCGCGGAGCGCACCGGCACCTAG
- a CDS encoding HAD family hydrolase: protein MPLDPSWRPALVALDLDGTVVAPDESISPRVRAAVAAVRAAGVPLVLSTGRSVLGTRPVAAELGLADGWLVCSNGTVIATLDPPVVTDTVTFDARPALEVLRREVPGALVAVEELGVGYHVSAPFPPGELTGEQVVLDIDALVEEPVTRVVLRSPEHESEHFLEIIARLGLQDVSYAVGYDAWLDLTPVGVSKATALATVCERLGVAQTGVLAVGDGRNDLEMLQWAGVGVAMGHAPAEVQDAADLVTEDFEADGCAAALERWFA, encoded by the coding sequence GTGCCGCTCGACCCCTCGTGGCGGCCGGCACTGGTCGCCCTCGACCTCGACGGCACCGTCGTGGCGCCGGACGAGTCGATCTCGCCGCGGGTGCGCGCGGCCGTGGCGGCGGTCCGGGCCGCAGGCGTACCCCTCGTGCTCTCGACCGGTCGCTCGGTGCTCGGCACCCGCCCGGTCGCCGCGGAGCTCGGCCTCGCCGACGGCTGGCTGGTGTGCAGCAACGGCACGGTCATCGCGACGCTCGACCCGCCGGTGGTCACCGACACCGTCACCTTCGACGCCCGTCCGGCGCTCGAGGTCCTGCGGCGCGAGGTGCCGGGTGCCCTGGTCGCGGTCGAGGAGCTCGGGGTCGGCTACCACGTGAGCGCGCCGTTCCCGCCGGGTGAGCTGACCGGCGAGCAGGTGGTCCTCGACATCGACGCGCTGGTCGAGGAGCCGGTGACGCGGGTCGTGCTGCGCAGTCCTGAGCACGAGTCCGAGCACTTCCTCGAGATCATCGCTCGCCTCGGGCTGCAGGACGTGTCGTACGCCGTCGGCTACGACGCGTGGCTCGACCTCACTCCCGTCGGGGTGAGCAAGGCCACGGCGCTCGCCACCGTGTGCGAGCGGCTCGGCGTCGCGCAGACGGGCGTGCTGGCTGTCGGCGACGGGCGCAACGACCTCGAGATGCTGCAGTGGGCCGGGGTCGGCGTGGCGATGGGCCACGCGCCCGCCGAGGTGCAGGACGCCGCGGATCTGGTGACCGAGGACTTCGAGGCCGACGGCTGCGCGGCCGCGCTGGAGCGGTGGTTCGCGTGA